The proteins below are encoded in one region of Geobacter sp.:
- the hemC gene encoding hydroxymethylbilane synthase: protein MALKQLRIGTRASQLALWQANWVKSELEKRYPGMEVSLVKIKTIGDKILDVPLAQVGGKGLFVKEIEEAMLRGEIDIAVHSMKDVPTEFPEGLGLVCITEREDPRDAVISNGTTFANLRQGARIGTSALRRQAQLLKVRPDMEMVIIRGNVETRMKKLETEGLDAVILAAAGLKRLGFADRIVEYLSPDLSLPAIGQGALGLECRLDDEKVRETIAFFNHPDTSHAVRAERALLWRCEGGCQVPIAAFGEVTGDQLKLTGFIASVDGKTSLKDSITGPATDCEKLGVQLAERLLKAGGADILKEVYQREVSREKEIPV, encoded by the coding sequence ATGGCATTGAAGCAGTTGAGAATAGGGACCCGGGCCAGCCAGCTGGCTCTCTGGCAGGCCAACTGGGTCAAGAGCGAGCTGGAAAAGCGCTATCCGGGCATGGAAGTCTCCCTGGTAAAGATCAAGACCATCGGCGACAAGATCCTCGATGTGCCGCTGGCACAGGTAGGGGGCAAGGGGCTGTTCGTCAAGGAGATCGAGGAGGCCATGCTGCGCGGCGAGATCGACATTGCCGTGCACAGCATGAAGGACGTCCCGACCGAATTCCCCGAAGGGCTCGGCCTGGTCTGCATCACCGAACGGGAAGATCCGCGCGACGCGGTCATCTCCAATGGGACTACCTTTGCCAACCTGCGCCAGGGGGCGCGGATCGGCACCTCGGCACTCCGCCGCCAGGCCCAGCTCCTCAAGGTCCGGCCCGACATGGAGATGGTGATCATCCGCGGCAACGTGGAAACCCGCATGAAAAAGCTGGAAACAGAGGGGCTCGACGCGGTCATCCTTGCCGCAGCCGGCCTGAAGCGGCTCGGCTTTGCCGATCGCATCGTCGAATACCTTTCTCCGGACCTCTCTCTCCCCGCCATCGGCCAGGGGGCGCTGGGGCTCGAATGCCGCCTCGACGACGAGAAGGTGAGGGAGACCATCGCCTTCTTCAACCACCCCGACACCAGCCATGCGGTACGGGCCGAACGTGCTCTCCTCTGGCGCTGCGAGGGTGGTTGCCAGGTCCCCATCGCCGCTTTCGGCGAAGTCACCGGCGACCAGCTCAAACTGACCGGCTTCATCGCCTCGGTGGATGGCAAGACCTCCCTCAAGGACTCCATCACCGGTCCGGCAACCGACTGCGAGAAGCTCGGGGTCCAGCTTGCCGAGCGGCTGCTCAAGGCCGGCGGCGCCGATATCCTGAAAGAGGTATACCAGCGCGAGGTATCCCGGGAAAAAGAGATCCCGGTCTAG
- a CDS encoding glutamyl-tRNA reductase has product MNIIVVGLSHKTASVDIREKVAFAPTNMEKPLAALVAIPDITEAIIVSTCNRVEIYATTHDIAGGIARIKRFLADYHKLSLDTLDSHLYSHHGEAAIRHVFRVASSLDSMVVGEPQILGQIKTAYGYAAEFKSSGIILNRFLHKAFSVAKRVRTETRIASSAVSVAFAAVELARKIFDDLSDKTVMLIGAGEMCELAAKHFLNNGVRGVMVTNRTFERAERLAEEFGGRAVQFDDLFDYLHKADIILSSTGAPHCIIGPKDLEEVMRRRKLRPMFFIDIAVPRDIDPKVNDVENVYLYTVDDLQEVVTANLQQRAAEAKKAEEIVDQEIGQFFKWLSSLEVTPTIVALRAKFDEIRKAELEKTLANWKDLTPEGQKRLEACTSAIMNKLLHPPTSLLKQAGQGGRVDLYVDALRALFELQTGEPEPGDLQDLDD; this is encoded by the coding sequence ATGAACATTATCGTTGTGGGACTGTCGCACAAGACAGCTTCCGTTGACATCAGGGAAAAGGTGGCGTTTGCCCCCACAAACATGGAGAAGCCGCTGGCAGCTCTGGTGGCGATCCCCGACATTACCGAAGCTATCATCGTCTCCACCTGCAACCGGGTGGAGATCTACGCCACAACCCACGACATCGCCGGCGGCATTGCCAGGATCAAACGGTTCCTTGCCGACTACCACAAGCTCTCCCTGGACACGCTGGATTCCCACCTCTACAGTCATCACGGCGAGGCAGCCATCCGCCACGTCTTTCGCGTCGCCTCCAGCCTCGATTCCATGGTGGTGGGCGAACCGCAGATCCTCGGCCAGATCAAGACCGCCTACGGCTATGCCGCCGAATTCAAATCGTCCGGGATCATCCTCAACCGCTTCCTGCACAAGGCGTTCTCCGTTGCGAAACGGGTCCGCACCGAGACCAGGATCGCCTCATCGGCGGTCTCCGTCGCCTTTGCCGCCGTGGAGCTGGCCAGAAAGATCTTCGACGACCTCTCGGACAAGACCGTCATGCTGATCGGTGCCGGCGAGATGTGCGAGCTGGCGGCAAAACACTTCCTGAACAACGGCGTCCGCGGCGTCATGGTCACCAACCGGACCTTCGAGCGGGCCGAGCGGCTGGCCGAGGAATTCGGCGGTCGCGCAGTACAGTTCGACGACCTCTTCGACTACCTGCACAAGGCCGACATCATCCTCTCCTCCACCGGAGCCCCCCACTGCATCATCGGGCCCAAGGACCTGGAGGAGGTGATGCGGCGCAGAAAGCTAAGGCCGATGTTTTTCATCGACATTGCCGTGCCGCGGGACATCGACCCCAAGGTCAACGACGTGGAGAACGTCTACCTCTACACCGTCGACGACCTGCAGGAGGTTGTGACCGCCAACCTGCAGCAACGGGCCGCCGAGGCGAAAAAGGCGGAGGAGATCGTCGACCAGGAGATCGGCCAGTTCTTCAAGTGGCTCTCCTCCCTGGAGGTCACCCCGACCATCGTCGCCCTGCGCGCCAAGTTCGACGAGATCCGCAAGGCCGAGCTGGAAAAGACCCTCGCCAACTGGAAGGACCTGACCCCGGAGGGGCAGAAGCGGCTTGAGGCTTGCACCTCGGCCATCATGAACAAGCTGCTCCATCCTCCCACCTCACTGTTGAAGCAGGCAGGGCAGGGGGGGCGCGTCGACCTCTACGTGGATGCGCTGCGAGCGCTGTTCGAGCTGCAGACCGGCGAGCCCGAGCCGGGGGACCTGCAGGACCTGGATGACTGA
- the ccsB gene encoding c-type cytochrome biogenesis protein CcsB has product MNGLLYFGTLGIYLLGTIAYLAYLVKPRPQLGSAARWIVFAGFLVHAAFTLARYFEAGRTPITNLHESLSFFSLTIVGVFIIFDRKYRISILGSFVTPIALLLMVASMLFPMSINPLNPALKSNWLVIHTVVAFLGYANFTIAFGAGIMYLIQERFLKQKKLGAMYQKLPSLDKLDDINYRSLTFGFPLLTFAIISGAIWAETAWGTYWSWDPKETWSLITWFVYAALLHGRLTTGWRGRKAAILAIAGFFVMLFTFLGVNLLLTGLHSYK; this is encoded by the coding sequence ATGAACGGCTTACTCTACTTCGGCACCCTGGGCATTTACCTCCTGGGCACCATCGCCTATCTTGCCTACCTGGTCAAGCCCAGACCCCAGCTCGGCAGTGCCGCGCGCTGGATCGTCTTTGCCGGCTTTCTCGTCCATGCAGCCTTTACCCTGGCCCGCTACTTCGAGGCAGGGCGCACCCCCATTACCAATCTCCACGAGTCGCTCTCCTTTTTCAGCCTGACCATTGTCGGCGTCTTCATCATCTTCGACCGGAAATACCGGATTTCCATTCTCGGGTCGTTCGTGACGCCCATTGCGCTGCTGCTGATGGTAGCCTCAATGCTCTTCCCCATGTCCATCAACCCGCTCAACCCGGCGTTGAAGAGCAACTGGCTGGTGATCCACACCGTGGTCGCCTTTCTGGGCTATGCAAACTTCACCATCGCCTTTGGCGCAGGCATCATGTACCTGATCCAGGAACGCTTCCTGAAGCAGAAGAAGCTGGGCGCCATGTACCAGAAGCTGCCCTCCCTGGACAAGTTGGACGACATCAACTATCGGAGCCTCACCTTCGGGTTTCCGCTCCTCACCTTTGCCATCATTTCCGGAGCAATCTGGGCCGAAACCGCCTGGGGAACCTACTGGAGCTGGGATCCGAAGGAGACTTGGTCGCTCATCACCTGGTTCGTCTATGCGGCGCTGCTGCACGGCCGGCTGACCACCGGCTGGCGGGGACGCAAGGCTGCCATCCTCGCCATTGCCGGATTTTTCGTGATGCTCTTCACGTTCCTCGGAGTCAACCTCCTGCTGACAGGGCTGCACAGCTACAAATGA
- a CDS encoding bifunctional precorrin-2 dehydrogenase/sirohydrochlorin ferrochelatase gives MIVFGNHYIAEKKKIKVKTAREAAAGPLNRLTICNCGGTCYSLIFTVEHQRKDGIYDMPHLPIALDVQGKRVVMVGGGRVAARKCPGLIRCGAQVVVIALQLSAGLRRLEKRGWLAHQAREYRAGDLAGAFLVYAATDSPELNQTVRNEAASAGILVNVVDAPASGSFHSPAVVRRGSIAIAITTDGEAPALARRLRRQLATGFGREYALTARLLGAIREKLLTQCGNRAYNKQILSALAASDLPKLFRTGSFAEIDDLLRGQCGTGYSLTELDLRKEDSP, from the coding sequence ATGATTGTGTTTGGGAATCACTATATCGCGGAGAAGAAAAAAATCAAGGTGAAAACCGCGCGAGAGGCTGCAGCGGGACCTCTTAACCGACTGACAATATGCAATTGCGGCGGGACATGTTATAGTCTCATTTTCACGGTTGAACACCAGCGTAAGGACGGTATCTACGACATGCCTCACCTGCCGATAGCACTGGACGTGCAGGGAAAAAGGGTCGTCATGGTGGGAGGGGGCAGGGTTGCCGCCCGCAAGTGTCCGGGGCTCATCCGTTGCGGCGCCCAAGTGGTCGTGATCGCTCTGCAGCTCTCTGCCGGACTGCGCCGACTGGAAAAAAGGGGATGGCTCGCCCACCAGGCCCGAGAATACCGGGCAGGAGACCTGGCCGGCGCCTTCCTGGTCTATGCGGCAACGGACAGCCCGGAGCTCAATCAGACGGTCCGCAACGAAGCGGCATCCGCGGGCATCCTGGTAAATGTCGTCGATGCGCCGGCATCAGGCTCGTTTCACTCTCCCGCCGTGGTCCGCCGGGGCAGTATCGCCATTGCCATAACCACGGACGGGGAAGCTCCGGCGCTTGCACGGCGCCTGCGAAGACAGCTCGCCACCGGCTTCGGTCGCGAGTATGCCCTGACCGCCCGTCTCCTGGGAGCCATCCGCGAAAAGCTATTGACTCAGTGCGGTAACCGCGCATACAATAAGCAGATTTTAAGCGCTCTGGCCGCCAGCGACCTCCCGAAACTTTTCAGAACAGGCTCGTTTGCCGAGATCGACGACCTCCTGCGGGGGCAATGCGGCACCGGGTATTCACTGACTGAACTGGACCTGCGAAAAGAGGATTCTCCATGA
- the trxA gene encoding thioredoxin, translating to MASEMVKTFTDANFDTDVLQSTVPVLVDFWATWCAPCKAIAPVVDSIADEYAGKVAVGKVNVDDNPATPGKYGVRGIPTIILFKEGKVVDQVVGAVPKAQLEALIKKAL from the coding sequence ATGGCTAGCGAAATGGTCAAAACCTTTACCGATGCAAACTTCGATACCGACGTGCTGCAGAGCACCGTTCCCGTCCTTGTCGATTTCTGGGCCACCTGGTGCGCGCCCTGCAAGGCGATAGCCCCGGTTGTCGACTCCATCGCCGACGAGTATGCCGGCAAGGTTGCGGTCGGCAAGGTCAATGTGGACGACAATCCCGCCACTCCCGGCAAATACGGCGTCCGCGGCATCCCCACCATCATCCTCTTCAAGGAGGGGAAGGTGGTCGACCAGGTTGTGGGAGCCGTGCCCAAGGCACAGCTCGAAGCCTTGATAAAGAAGGCCCTGTAA
- a CDS encoding redoxin domain-containing protein, whose protein sequence is MMQRLISMPLATVLVVAMLMLPGQASAILQKGQPAPPFKVVSTSGQQITEANYKGHVLLIDFFATWCSPCRDSIPHLIRLNQKYGKQGLQILGASLDEEGDKTVRDFCAVQKVNYPVALANEEMQTEYGLRSIPTLYVINKKGIVAEKFMGFNSDMAAKLDLLIKQLLAE, encoded by the coding sequence ATGATGCAGAGACTCATATCCATGCCGCTCGCGACAGTGCTGGTGGTGGCCATGCTGATGCTGCCGGGCCAGGCTTCGGCAATACTGCAGAAAGGCCAGCCAGCCCCTCCCTTCAAGGTGGTCAGTACCTCGGGGCAGCAGATAACAGAGGCCAATTACAAGGGCCACGTGCTCCTGATCGATTTTTTTGCCACGTGGTGCAGCCCCTGTCGCGATTCCATCCCCCATCTGATTCGTCTGAATCAAAAATATGGCAAGCAGGGGCTGCAGATTCTGGGTGCGAGTCTCGATGAAGAGGGAGATAAGACGGTCCGCGATTTTTGTGCGGTGCAGAAGGTCAATTATCCCGTTGCCCTTGCCAACGAAGAGATGCAGACCGAATATGGACTCCGTTCGATCCCAACCCTCTACGTCATCAACAAAAAAGGGATTGTCGCAGAGAAATTCATGGGGTTCAACAGCGACATGGCAGCAAAGCTGGATCTTTTAATCAAGCAGCTGCTTGCCGAATAG
- a CDS encoding diguanylate cyclase, whose protein sequence is MKRGNAMSHGITEIGQNGSESCNAGITVKNLPDVAALEQQLKEANFISRFMAAIGSSLDPHDICAIASRHLYDFAPFNRIVFCLSSEFGLPSIVIAPGKSEDGRDVLVTGPATARCKGFKIDEMLQGSLYVDPETGGTGIRLVLPEDLGRVQIVFSAIERQCYTSSVLSEVMAHFARTLKNALTHVKVKEMAMKDSLTGLFNRRVFDELLAVEVRRKELLPISLLLIDLDDFKRVNDTYGHPAGDEVLATVGRILREGTRGSDLVARYGGEEFAIMLPATTAATAFEIAQRLRSRLASTLFVFNGQHLKLTASIGISYTSGAKTDSIPQIVSRADQALYRAKKSGKNMSYIYTCKSVALNKKPEVGESAFAWLRTA, encoded by the coding sequence ATGAAGAGAGGGAATGCCATGTCGCATGGGATAACCGAAATCGGTCAGAATGGGTCAGAATCATGCAACGCCGGGATTACTGTCAAAAATTTGCCTGATGTGGCTGCATTGGAGCAACAGCTCAAGGAAGCGAACTTCATCAGCCGATTCATGGCTGCCATCGGCTCCAGTCTCGATCCCCATGATATCTGTGCCATTGCATCGCGGCACCTATATGATTTTGCCCCCTTCAATCGCATCGTCTTCTGTCTCTCCAGCGAGTTCGGCCTTCCGTCCATTGTCATTGCCCCGGGAAAATCGGAAGATGGCCGCGACGTCCTCGTTACGGGGCCTGCAACGGCCCGTTGCAAAGGCTTCAAGATCGACGAAATGCTGCAGGGTTCCCTGTACGTTGATCCGGAAACCGGCGGTACGGGTATCCGGCTTGTGCTCCCCGAAGATTTGGGCCGGGTACAGATCGTTTTCAGTGCGATTGAACGGCAGTGCTATACGTCGTCAGTCCTGTCCGAGGTCATGGCGCATTTTGCCCGGACGCTGAAGAACGCCTTGACCCATGTGAAGGTCAAAGAGATGGCCATGAAGGACAGCCTTACCGGCCTGTTCAACCGCAGGGTCTTTGACGAATTGCTTGCCGTGGAGGTCCGTCGCAAGGAACTGCTGCCGATTTCGCTGCTCCTCATTGATCTGGACGATTTCAAGAGGGTCAATGACACCTATGGGCATCCTGCCGGGGACGAAGTGCTGGCGACAGTCGGGCGAATCCTGCGGGAGGGAACCCGTGGCTCGGACCTGGTTGCCCGGTACGGCGGCGAGGAATTCGCGATCATGCTCCCTGCGACCACGGCAGCCACTGCATTCGAGATTGCCCAGCGCCTGCGGTCACGGCTTGCCAGCACCCTGTTCGTCTTCAATGGCCAGCACCTCAAACTGACGGCAAGCATCGGCATTTCCTACACCTCCGGGGCCAAAACCGATTCCATCCCCCAGATAGTCAGCAGGGCGGACCAGGCGCTGTATCGAGCCAAGAAAAGCGGCAAGAACATGAGCTACATCTATACCTGCAAGTCAGTGGCCCTCAACAAAAAGCCGGAGGTCGGAGAATCGGCTTTTGCCTGGCTCAGGACTGCATAA
- a CDS encoding PilT/PilU family type 4a pilus ATPase — translation MSTKTGEGRSEGKIGQLFLEHEFITGDELDRALQLRLQLEESRLGSLLVEMGYVTIEQLLTVLQKRFGIPGVNLGSLTLQPAVLNILPLAVMKKFRAVAIANTDKLYIAMTNPGDLRVQNQLEFALGKAVQPVVAPHAQVMILLKHLETIGGKLAEPLVVKEILSQPGGQGRAKRHAGIPLLLKWLVKENASDLFITAGVAPCLKKNNEIVRHPGPNLMPADIAEMVDELVPEHLRREFDENHDIDFGKTIPELGRFRINIFKQRNSMSIAIRSMLEEIPSLEELGLPEWVGDYALKREGLIIVSGPTGHGKSTTLAAMIDLINSRRKCNIITIEDPIEYHHRHKLSNVNQREVGRDTASFPQGLRHIFRQSPDVIVIGEMRDPETFSIALQAAGTGHLVLSTLHANNATAAIERIIEISPPEQQQQVRMQMAENFLMILNQRLMPEKNGNGRVLALEKLANSQRIKNLIREGKVHHIRSLFKQSSEEFQSLDICLARLVREGKVSLHEAEKYCENLPYLAEMVATKRRRMPDTGVTP, via the coding sequence ATGTCCACGAAAACAGGGGAAGGCAGATCAGAAGGGAAAATCGGCCAGCTCTTTCTTGAGCATGAATTCATTACCGGAGACGAACTCGACAGGGCACTGCAACTGCGATTGCAGCTGGAGGAATCGCGGCTCGGCTCCCTGCTGGTGGAAATGGGCTATGTGACGATCGAACAGCTCCTGACGGTGCTGCAGAAGCGTTTCGGCATCCCTGGCGTCAATCTCGGCAGTCTGACGTTGCAGCCGGCTGTTCTCAACATCCTGCCGCTGGCGGTGATGAAGAAATTCCGCGCCGTTGCCATTGCCAATACGGACAAGCTCTACATTGCCATGACCAACCCCGGTGACCTGCGGGTCCAGAACCAGCTTGAATTCGCCTTGGGCAAGGCAGTGCAGCCGGTAGTAGCACCCCATGCCCAGGTCATGATATTGCTGAAGCATCTGGAAACCATTGGAGGAAAGCTTGCCGAACCGCTGGTCGTGAAGGAGATCCTGTCCCAGCCGGGGGGGCAAGGGAGGGCGAAACGTCATGCCGGCATTCCTTTGCTGCTCAAGTGGCTGGTCAAGGAGAATGCATCGGACCTGTTCATCACTGCCGGGGTTGCCCCCTGCCTGAAAAAGAATAACGAAATCGTCCGGCACCCAGGTCCGAACCTGATGCCGGCGGACATCGCGGAGATGGTCGACGAACTGGTGCCGGAACATCTGCGCAGGGAGTTCGACGAGAATCACGACATCGATTTCGGCAAGACCATCCCGGAACTGGGGCGGTTCCGCATCAACATCTTCAAGCAGCGCAACTCCATGTCCATTGCCATCCGGAGCATGCTGGAAGAGATCCCGTCGCTGGAAGAGCTGGGCCTGCCGGAGTGGGTGGGTGACTATGCCCTGAAGCGGGAGGGGCTCATCATCGTCAGCGGTCCCACCGGCCATGGGAAGAGCACCACCCTTGCCGCCATGATAGACCTGATAAACTCCCGCCGGAAATGCAACATCATCACCATCGAGGACCCGATCGAATATCACCACCGGCATAAGCTGAGCAACGTAAACCAGCGGGAGGTGGGGCGGGATACGGCGTCATTCCCCCAGGGGCTGCGGCATATCTTCCGCCAGTCGCCCGACGTCATTGTCATCGGGGAGATGCGCGATCCCGAGACGTTCAGCATCGCTCTGCAGGCGGCAGGCACCGGGCACCTGGTGCTCTCCACCCTGCATGCCAACAACGCCACCGCGGCAATCGAACGGATTATCGAGATCTCTCCGCCGGAACAGCAGCAGCAGGTCAGGATGCAGATGGCGGAAAACTTCCTGATGATCCTCAACCAGCGCCTCATGCCCGAGAAGAACGGCAACGGCAGGGTCCTTGCCTTGGAAAAACTGGCGAATTCCCAGCGGATCAAGAATTTGATCCGGGAGGGGAAGGTCCATCACATCCGCTCGCTCTTCAAGCAGTCGTCAGAGGAGTTTCAGTCACTGGATATCTGCCTGGCGCGGCTTGTCAGAGAAGGAAAGGTATCGCTGCACGAAGCGGAAAAATACTGCGAGAACCTGCCTTACCTGGCGGAAATGGTTGCGACAAAACGGCGCAGGATGCCGGACACCGGCGTCACTCCATGA